One genomic region from Euzebya tangerina encodes:
- a CDS encoding ABC transporter permease, with translation MSAATATTTAGDQSLGDLLSSVTSYVRANRWITLSIVPIVIAILGYLLLDAMALFDEAARENLRFAEQRVFNPAQIRRQFAQHVTMTAYSTGLVVAFAIPLGIFLTRPSARRIAEPVLAVASSGQAVPAYGLLVLFAIFFGLGFGTAVYALAVYSILPVLRNTMVGLRQVDPKVVEAARGMGLTKRQVLRRIELPLAVPIILAGLRTALIINVGTAVLGTYIRGGGLGEIITAGLELREDFVTFAGAALAALLAMSIDWLAAVAEYTLSPKGLR, from the coding sequence ATGAGCGCAGCAACCGCGACCACGACGGCGGGCGACCAGTCGCTGGGCGACCTGCTCAGCAGTGTCACGAGCTACGTCCGCGCCAACCGCTGGATCACGCTGTCGATCGTCCCGATCGTCATCGCGATCCTCGGCTACCTCCTCTTGGATGCGATGGCCCTGTTCGACGAGGCCGCACGAGAGAACCTGCGCTTCGCCGAGCAGCGCGTCTTCAACCCAGCCCAGATCCGCCGGCAGTTCGCGCAACACGTCACCATGACCGCCTACTCCACGGGCCTGGTCGTCGCCTTCGCCATCCCGTTGGGCATCTTCCTGACGCGTCCGTCGGCTCGTCGGATCGCCGAGCCAGTTCTCGCCGTCGCCTCCAGCGGCCAGGCGGTGCCCGCCTACGGTCTGCTGGTCCTGTTCGCGATCTTCTTCGGCCTCGGCTTCGGGACGGCCGTCTACGCACTGGCCGTGTACTCGATCCTGCCAGTGCTGCGCAACACCATGGTCGGCCTCCGGCAGGTCGACCCGAAGGTGGTGGAGGCGGCACGCGGCATGGGGCTCACCAAACGCCAGGTCCTGCGACGGATCGAGCTGCCGTTGGCAGTGCCGATCATCCTCGCGGGCTTGCGGACGGCGCTGATCATCAACGTCGGGACAGCCGTGCTCGGGACCTACATCCGTGGCGGCGGTCTGGGCGAGATCATCACCGCGGGACTCGAACTGCGGGAGGACTTCGTGACCTTCGCCGGTGCGGCACTCGCCGCGTTGCTGGCCATGTCCATCGACTGGCTGGCTGCCGTTGCGGAGTACACACTCAGCCCCAAGGGCCTCCGCTGA
- the pulA gene encoding pullulanase-type alpha-1,6-glucosidase, producing the protein MSLARRFVPVWITLLLILSLLSPPATAEPASSDPGGVEPTGTAAPSAAATAAQSADTDWPADEELALPSLRDELDDEVFYFVLPDRFHDGRADNNCGDYEGTCTTEEMLEHGFDPTDQGFYHGGDLAGLLDKLDYIEGMGVTAIWMAPVFKNRPVQGVEPDISAGYHGYWTVDYTQIDPHFGTNEELESLIDAAHDRDIKVFFDIITNHTADVITYEEGVFTYVPKADQPYLDVTGEPFDDRDFAGTGTFPELDPAVSFPYTPTFATAEDETIKVPEWLNDPTLYHNRGDSSFSGENSAYGDFFGLDDLFTEHPTVVEGMTDIFTFWTDNYDIDGFRIDTVKHVNREFWEQWVPAVLDDVATDDNPDNDDFFMFGEVFTADPAFLSIFTTNTDMQAVLDFGFQDRATAFAARSAPTNELAAFFASDDWYTDADSNVYSLPTFLGNHDMGRIGTFISQANDGADDSELLARDVLAHALMYAARGMPVIYSGDEQGFTGTGGDKEARQNLDPSQTPIYQDDDQIGSTETPADDNFDTDHPLYLTIADLSALTSNHEALRSGAQLPRYAQDSAGLVAFSRVLREDQVEYLVVANNAETEASATFATGTPDATFNQLWSTDTSGDSQPAPVTSSASGEVSVTMPPLSLTIFQADAALPARDAAPGITLNDLDRFDIEQDSQEQHGLVLSAELDEDTFTEVTFAVSIDGGEWAVAGTDDNAPYAVHYRTDAAPGTSVRVKAVARDGSGNLSSATLEGEVPAPGNPGGGGDCSVDTAVVHYNRPDGAYDDWTLWSFFDITNTMPGDYPNGLPWDGEDDFGVFRTLDLTPDAQQVGVIVVDGNGTKDGTEDDRIFDPRVSPEVWINAGDPTTYTSQAAAQGYVSVHYQRPDGEYGTWPSDDFTDFWGLHLWGDALADGVATEWTAPRAPDGVDEFGAYWQVPIDDADSAFNFIIHRGDEKDPGPDMSVIPADDYGDVWIQSGEEEIHRSAASATDTAVLHYQRPDGDYGTWPSDDFTDFWGVHTWTGSANPTDWPAPVQPTSVDRWGARYDIDLVDGASELAYILHRGDEKDLPEDQFLDLDGVGHEVWIESGEPGYVLPISGCDGPGEGGSLATQSAHWLTSDTIAWDVETDADGTYALHYAADGGLELVEGGIDGDEQVPLEWVSDSLPAGLAEAYPHLAGLDVLRVPGDIDVPTWLRGQLAVSAVADGVRVDATGLQLPGVIDELYATDTRLGVTWESGQPTIAVWAPTAQDVALRRYSVGDADPDSPDEQLPMTRDDATGVWSVTGTPDWAGSYYLFEVDVVTPTTNSLETNLVTDPYALSLSTNSTKSQIVDLAGDAALQPPGWDDVGTTAPDRPEQLNLYELHVRDFSIRDETVPANLRGTYAAFGVENSDGMAHLQSLAASGINAVHLLPTFDIATIEEVRADQAEPDPSPEASLDDWPADSEVQQERVEAVADEDGFNWGYDPYHYTAPEGSYATDPMGTQRIVEYRGMVQSLNDTGLGVVMDVVYNHTAAAGQADQSVLDRIVPGYYHRLLEDGAIATSTCCQNTAPEHAMMGRLVVDSIVTWAREYKVDGFRFDLMGHHPRQNMLDVRAALDALTLEDDGVDGSRIALYGEGWNFGEVANDARFVQATQANMAGTGIATFNDRLRDGVRGGGPFDEDQRSNQGFGSGQWTDPNGVDGNDGSADERDALLLNADRIRVGLAGNLAAYTFIDRTGATVTGAEVDYNGSPTGYTADPQENVLYVSAHDNETLYDSNVFKLPADATMDTRVRMQALGLSTVVYGQGISFFHAGSELLRSKSLDRNSFNSGDHFNEVDWTYQTNRFGIGLPPAPDNSDRWPEMRPLLADPALEADSAAVQASYARVAEHLEVQQSSPLFALESAEQVQQVVQFLNTGADQVPGLIAMHLDDTGGLDLDPERDRLVVLFNGTDEEQTFTVEPLAGRQLDLHPVLAASEDAAVAGASYDATTGTFTVPARTTSVFEESAVISLDAVAVPRRLTEAQGWVVVSAFSGEVDLGEVDRRTVGFGPAEARPWWCWSVDWDRDGDDERATCLFLVAQTGLVAGDTESTLVGALRDGQQIQAVVPVDVRAPRNCPRWWPCHRAGLGGGGGQVVTDTTG; encoded by the coding sequence ATGTCGCTCGCCCGTCGGTTCGTTCCCGTCTGGATCACCCTCCTCCTGATCCTGAGTCTGCTCTCACCACCGGCCACGGCCGAGCCCGCCAGTTCCGACCCGGGCGGAGTCGAGCCGACCGGCACAGCAGCCCCGAGCGCTGCGGCGACCGCCGCGCAGTCCGCGGACACGGACTGGCCGGCGGACGAGGAGTTGGCCCTGCCGTCACTCCGCGACGAACTGGACGACGAGGTCTTCTACTTCGTCCTGCCCGACCGCTTCCACGATGGTCGAGCTGACAACAACTGCGGCGACTACGAGGGCACCTGCACCACCGAGGAGATGCTGGAGCACGGATTCGACCCGACCGACCAGGGCTTCTACCACGGGGGCGACCTGGCCGGGCTGCTGGACAAGCTCGACTACATCGAGGGGATGGGCGTGACCGCGATCTGGATGGCCCCGGTCTTCAAGAACCGCCCCGTCCAGGGCGTCGAGCCCGACATCTCCGCCGGCTACCACGGCTACTGGACCGTCGACTACACCCAGATCGACCCGCACTTCGGCACCAACGAGGAGCTCGAGAGCCTGATCGACGCGGCCCACGATCGCGACATCAAGGTGTTCTTCGACATCATCACCAACCACACGGCCGACGTGATCACCTACGAGGAGGGGGTGTTCACCTACGTCCCCAAGGCCGACCAGCCCTACCTGGACGTCACGGGCGAGCCCTTCGATGACCGGGACTTCGCCGGCACCGGGACCTTCCCCGAGCTCGACCCGGCCGTGTCGTTCCCGTACACGCCGACCTTCGCCACGGCGGAGGACGAGACCATCAAGGTCCCGGAGTGGCTGAACGACCCGACCCTGTACCACAACCGCGGCGACTCGAGCTTCTCGGGGGAGAACTCCGCCTACGGCGACTTCTTCGGCCTCGACGACCTGTTCACCGAACACCCGACGGTCGTCGAGGGCATGACCGACATCTTCACCTTCTGGACCGACAACTACGACATCGACGGGTTCCGGATCGACACGGTGAAGCACGTCAACCGGGAGTTCTGGGAGCAGTGGGTCCCGGCCGTCCTCGACGACGTGGCCACCGATGACAACCCCGACAACGACGACTTCTTCATGTTCGGCGAGGTGTTCACCGCCGACCCGGCGTTCCTGTCGATCTTCACGACCAACACCGACATGCAGGCGGTGCTCGACTTCGGCTTCCAGGACCGCGCCACGGCCTTCGCGGCTCGCAGTGCGCCGACCAATGAGCTGGCGGCCTTCTTCGCCTCCGACGACTGGTACACCGACGCCGACAGCAACGTGTACAGCCTGCCGACGTTCCTCGGCAACCACGACATGGGCCGCATCGGGACGTTCATCTCCCAGGCCAATGACGGTGCGGACGACAGCGAGCTGCTGGCCCGCGACGTCCTCGCCCACGCGCTGATGTACGCCGCTCGCGGCATGCCGGTGATCTACTCCGGCGACGAGCAGGGGTTCACCGGCACCGGCGGTGACAAGGAGGCGCGACAGAACCTGGATCCCAGTCAGACACCGATCTATCAGGACGACGACCAGATCGGGTCGACCGAGACCCCAGCGGACGACAACTTCGACACCGATCACCCGCTGTACCTCACCATCGCCGATCTGTCGGCGCTGACCAGCAACCACGAGGCGCTCCGCAGCGGCGCGCAGCTGCCGCGATATGCGCAGGACAGTGCCGGGCTGGTCGCCTTCTCCCGGGTGCTGCGCGAGGATCAGGTCGAGTACCTGGTGGTGGCCAACAACGCCGAGACCGAGGCGTCGGCAACCTTCGCCACGGGGACCCCGGACGCCACGTTCAACCAGCTCTGGTCGACCGACACATCCGGTGACAGTCAGCCGGCGCCGGTGACGAGCTCCGCGAGCGGCGAGGTGAGCGTCACCATGCCGCCGCTCTCCCTGACCATCTTCCAGGCCGACGCTGCGCTGCCGGCCCGCGATGCGGCACCGGGCATCACGCTGAACGACCTGGACCGCTTCGACATCGAGCAGGACAGTCAGGAGCAGCACGGCCTGGTGCTGTCCGCCGAGCTGGACGAGGACACCTTCACCGAGGTGACGTTCGCCGTCTCGATCGACGGTGGGGAGTGGGCGGTCGCCGGGACGGACGACAACGCACCGTACGCCGTCCACTACCGGACCGACGCCGCACCCGGCACGTCGGTCCGGGTCAAGGCCGTCGCGCGTGATGGCTCCGGCAACCTCTCCTCCGCCACACTGGAGGGTGAGGTGCCTGCACCAGGCAACCCGGGCGGTGGTGGGGACTGCTCGGTCGACACTGCGGTGGTCCACTACAACCGGCCCGACGGCGCCTACGACGACTGGACCCTGTGGTCCTTCTTCGACATCACGAACACGATGCCGGGGGACTACCCGAACGGGCTGCCGTGGGACGGCGAGGACGACTTCGGTGTCTTCCGCACCCTTGACCTGACGCCCGACGCCCAGCAGGTCGGTGTGATCGTCGTGGACGGGAACGGGACCAAGGACGGCACCGAGGACGACCGGATCTTCGACCCGAGGGTCTCACCCGAGGTGTGGATCAACGCCGGCGACCCGACGACCTACACCTCGCAGGCCGCTGCCCAGGGCTACGTGAGCGTCCACTACCAGCGGCCGGACGGCGAGTACGGGACCTGGCCGAGCGACGACTTCACCGACTTCTGGGGCCTGCACCTGTGGGGTGATGCGCTGGCCGACGGCGTCGCGACGGAGTGGACCGCCCCCCGGGCCCCGGACGGGGTGGACGAGTTCGGTGCCTACTGGCAGGTCCCGATCGACGACGCGGACAGTGCTTTCAACTTCATCATCCACCGCGGCGACGAGAAGGACCCCGGCCCGGACATGTCCGTTATCCCCGCGGATGACTACGGCGATGTCTGGATCCAGTCGGGCGAGGAGGAGATCCACCGCTCCGCGGCCTCGGCGACCGACACCGCCGTCCTGCACTACCAGCGCCCTGACGGCGACTACGGCACCTGGCCGAGCGATGACTTCACCGACTTCTGGGGCGTCCACACCTGGACCGGGTCGGCCAACCCGACCGACTGGCCCGCTCCGGTCCAGCCGACCAGCGTCGACCGCTGGGGTGCCCGGTACGACATCGATCTGGTCGACGGCGCCTCCGAGCTCGCCTACATCCTCCACCGTGGGGACGAGAAGGACCTGCCCGAGGACCAGTTCCTCGATCTGGACGGTGTCGGCCACGAGGTCTGGATCGAGTCCGGCGAGCCCGGGTACGTTCTGCCGATCAGCGGCTGTGACGGACCGGGCGAGGGCGGCTCGCTCGCGACCCAGTCGGCCCACTGGCTGACCAGCGACACGATCGCCTGGGACGTCGAGACCGACGCCGACGGCACCTACGCGCTGCACTACGCCGCCGACGGTGGTCTGGAGCTGGTCGAGGGTGGGATCGACGGGGACGAGCAGGTGCCGCTCGAGTGGGTCTCGGACAGCCTGCCCGCGGGTCTCGCCGAGGCCTACCCGCACCTGGCCGGGCTGGACGTCCTCCGGGTGCCCGGCGACATCGACGTCCCGACCTGGTTGCGAGGCCAGCTGGCCGTCTCGGCCGTCGCAGACGGCGTCCGAGTGGACGCGACCGGTCTGCAGCTGCCGGGTGTCATCGACGAGCTGTACGCCACGGACACGCGGCTGGGCGTCACCTGGGAGAGCGGGCAGCCGACCATCGCCGTGTGGGCGCCGACCGCTCAGGACGTGGCGCTTCGCCGGTACTCGGTCGGCGACGCAGACCCGGACTCGCCCGACGAGCAGCTGCCCATGACACGTGACGACGCCACCGGCGTGTGGAGCGTGACCGGAACCCCCGACTGGGCCGGCAGCTACTACCTGTTCGAGGTCGATGTGGTCACCCCGACCACGAACAGCCTCGAGACCAACCTGGTGACCGACCCGTACGCTCTGTCGCTGTCGACCAACTCGACCAAGAGCCAGATCGTCGACCTGGCGGGAGATGCGGCCCTGCAGCCGCCCGGCTGGGACGACGTGGGCACCACCGCTCCGGACCGGCCCGAGCAGCTCAACCTCTACGAGCTCCACGTCCGTGACTTCTCCATCCGTGACGAGACGGTCCCGGCGAACCTGCGTGGCACCTACGCGGCGTTCGGTGTGGAGAACTCTGATGGCATGGCCCACCTGCAGTCGCTGGCCGCCAGCGGCATCAACGCCGTGCACCTGCTGCCGACCTTCGACATCGCCACCATCGAGGAGGTGCGGGCTGACCAGGCCGAGCCGGACCCCTCGCCCGAGGCGAGCCTGGACGACTGGCCGGCGGACTCAGAGGTCCAGCAGGAGCGGGTCGAGGCCGTGGCCGATGAGGACGGGTTCAACTGGGGCTACGACCCCTACCACTACACCGCCCCCGAGGGCAGCTACGCCACCGATCCGATGGGAACCCAGCGGATCGTGGAGTACCGCGGCATGGTCCAGTCGCTGAACGACACCGGACTCGGCGTGGTCATGGACGTGGTGTACAACCACACGGCCGCCGCCGGCCAGGCTGACCAGTCCGTGCTCGACCGAATCGTCCCCGGCTACTACCACCGACTGCTCGAGGACGGCGCCATCGCCACCTCCACCTGCTGCCAGAACACGGCCCCCGAACACGCGATGATGGGCCGTCTGGTCGTGGACTCGATCGTCACCTGGGCCCGCGAGTACAAGGTGGACGGGTTCCGCTTCGACCTGATGGGCCACCACCCCCGCCAGAACATGCTGGACGTCCGCGCTGCGCTCGACGCCCTGACGCTGGAGGATGACGGGGTCGACGGGTCGCGGATCGCCCTCTACGGCGAGGGTTGGAACTTCGGCGAGGTGGCGAACGACGCCCGCTTCGTGCAGGCCACACAGGCCAACATGGCCGGGACCGGCATCGCCACCTTCAACGACCGGTTGCGCGACGGCGTGCGCGGCGGGGGCCCGTTCGACGAGGATCAGCGGTCAAACCAGGGCTTCGGCTCGGGCCAGTGGACCGATCCGAACGGGGTCGACGGCAACGACGGCAGCGCTGACGAACGCGACGCGCTGTTGCTGAATGCCGATCGCATCCGTGTCGGCTTGGCCGGCAACCTGGCTGCCTACACCTTCATCGACCGGACCGGCGCGACCGTGACCGGCGCCGAGGTGGACTACAACGGCTCACCCACGGGCTACACGGCGGATCCGCAGGAGAACGTCCTGTACGTGTCCGCCCACGACAACGAGACGCTGTACGACTCCAACGTCTTCAAGTTGCCGGCCGACGCCACCATGGACACCCGGGTGCGCATGCAGGCGCTCGGTCTGTCGACCGTGGTGTACGGCCAGGGCATCTCGTTCTTCCACGCCGGGTCGGAGCTGCTGCGATCCAAGTCGCTCGACCGCAACAGCTTCAACTCCGGCGACCACTTCAACGAGGTCGATTGGACCTACCAGACCAACCGCTTCGGCATCGGGTTGCCGCCGGCGCCGGACAACTCCGATCGCTGGCCGGAGATGCGGCCGCTGCTGGCTGACCCGGCTCTCGAAGCCGACAGCGCTGCGGTCCAGGCCTCCTACGCCCGAGTCGCCGAGCATCTCGAGGTCCAGCAATCCTCACCCCTCTTCGCGCTGGAGAGCGCCGAGCAGGTCCAGCAGGTCGTGCAGTTCCTCAACACCGGAGCCGACCAGGTACCTGGACTGATCGCCATGCACCTGGATGACACGGGCGGGCTGGACCTCGACCCCGAGCGAGACCGACTCGTGGTGCTATTCAATGGCACCGACGAGGAGCAGACCTTCACCGTGGAGCCGCTTGCGGGGCGGCAGCTCGACTTGCACCCGGTGCTCGCGGCCTCTGAGGACGCGGCGGTCGCAGGTGCGTCCTACGACGCGACGACCGGCACGTTCACCGTGCCGGCGCGGACGACATCGGTGTTCGAGGAGTCGGCCGTGATCAGCCTGGACGCGGTCGCCGTGCCACGGCGACTGACGGAGGCTCAGGGCTGGGTCGTGGTCAGCGCCTTCAGCGGCGAGGTGGACCTGGGCGAGGTCGACCGGCGCACGGTCGGCTTCGGCCCGGCCGAAGCCCGTCCCTGGTGGTGCTGGTCGGTCGACTGGGACCGAGACGGTGACGACGAGCGTGCCACCTGCCTGTTCCTGGTGGCCCAGACGGGACTGGTGGCCGGTGACACCGAGTCCACACTGGTCGGCGCGCTACGAGACGGCCAGCAGATCCAGGCGGTTGTGCCGGTCGACGTGCGGGCTCCACGCAACTGCCCGCGCTGGTGGCCCTGCCATCGGGCCGGGCTCGGCGGCGGTGGAGGTCAGGTGGTGACCGACACCACGGGGTAG
- a CDS encoding DUF427 domain-containing protein yields the protein MATATLGGTVIAQSDDTKIVEGNHYFPPDSVSGELFTTTDHHTHCPWKGDASYYTIEVDGVKHENAAWFYPDPKADAAHIKDHVAFYPVVSVTT from the coding sequence ATGGCAACCGCAACGCTGGGCGGCACGGTGATCGCGCAGAGCGATGACACCAAGATCGTCGAAGGCAACCACTACTTCCCGCCCGACTCGGTCTCCGGGGAGTTGTTCACGACCACGGACCACCACACCCACTGCCCGTGGAAGGGCGATGCCAGCTACTACACCATCGAGGTCGATGGTGTGAAGCACGAGAACGCCGCTTGGTTCTACCCGGACCCGAAGGCGGACGCGGCCCACATCAAGGACCACGTCGCGTTCTACCCCGTGGTGTCGGTCACCACCTGA
- a CDS encoding ABC transporter permease yields MPDETPARAPAVEGERTVLIGTALVVAVILALLAWRVAVGYSGVVSFFEFVAERVDEILTRTREHAVLTVASVGTATIFSVPLGVAIQKTPPLRNGFLTLFGIALTVPSLAFFAILLPVLGIGFGPPYVALAIYSVLPILRNTVTGLDSVDEAVVESAKGMGLSRFERIRKIELPLAWPVILTGIRVATILAVSIAAIATLIGAGGLGELIQDGLTRFGFPNSTEAIWAGTLFTIVLALVFEAFFALLTKLTTSKGIQ; encoded by the coding sequence ATGCCTGACGAAACACCTGCCCGAGCTCCGGCTGTCGAGGGCGAGCGGACCGTACTCATCGGGACCGCCCTCGTCGTCGCCGTCATCCTCGCGCTGCTCGCCTGGCGGGTGGCCGTCGGCTACTCCGGCGTCGTGAGCTTCTTCGAGTTCGTGGCCGAACGGGTCGACGAGATCCTGACCCGGACCAGGGAACATGCCGTCCTGACCGTGGCCTCCGTGGGAACCGCCACGATCTTCAGCGTGCCGCTCGGCGTCGCGATCCAGAAGACCCCGCCGCTGCGCAACGGCTTCCTGACGCTCTTCGGCATCGCGCTCACCGTCCCGTCGCTGGCGTTCTTCGCCATCCTGCTGCCCGTGCTCGGGATCGGGTTCGGGCCGCCGTACGTGGCACTCGCGATCTACTCGGTCCTGCCGATCCTCAGAAACACGGTCACGGGACTCGATTCGGTCGACGAAGCCGTGGTGGAGTCCGCGAAGGGCATGGGCCTGTCGCGATTCGAGCGCATCCGCAAGATCGAGCTGCCGCTGGCATGGCCGGTCATCCTCACCGGCATCCGCGTCGCCACCATTCTCGCTGTGTCGATCGCGGCCATCGCCACGCTCATCGGCGCCGGAGGATTGGGGGAGTTGATCCAGGACGGACTGACTCGCTTCGGGTTCCCCAACTCCACCGAGGCGATCTGGGCCGGGACCCTGTTCACGATCGTCCTTGCCCTGGTCTTCGAGGCCTTCTTCGCCCTGCTCACCAAGCTCACCACGTCAAAGGGAATCCAGTGA
- a CDS encoding ABC transporter ATP-binding protein (Members of the family are the ATP-binding subunit of ABC transporters for substrates such as betaine, L-proline or other amino acids, choline, carnitine, etc. The substrate specificity is best determined from the substrate-binding subunit, rather than this subunit, as it interacts with the permease subunit and not with substrate directly.): MTDHSATDDTEPRAGVSREVATTMSTDDTKTMIRLEGVSKTYPGTTVPAVSDLDLEIPEGEILVLVGPSGCGKSTTLRLINRMIEPSSGRIIFDGEDVTSVDADKLRRRIGYVIQQIGLFPHLTIKANIATVPKLLGWSNDRIESRVDELLDLVGMDPGQYRDRFPKELSGGQAQRVGVARALAADPPVMLMDEPFGAIDPITRDRLQNEFLRVQEELKKTIVFVTHDIDEAIKMGDRIAVLGEQSRIAQFDTPERILAFPVDDFVSDFIGSGATLKGLNLERVRDIKLDDFPRVASGSPRREVQAAMETTPDGWAMVVDEGERPLRWVHRSDLERTDKPLVEVGQPIDTIEQNATLRDALELMLHSSTACATVVDKDQAYVGVIRMTTLNERIEEMQHDARVHYDELSRQVSA; the protein is encoded by the coding sequence GTGACCGATCACTCCGCAACCGACGACACCGAACCACGCGCCGGAGTCTCGCGTGAAGTGGCCACGACCATGTCGACGGACGACACGAAGACGATGATCCGGCTGGAGGGTGTGTCGAAGACCTACCCCGGCACGACGGTGCCCGCCGTGTCCGATCTCGACCTCGAGATCCCCGAGGGTGAGATCCTGGTGCTGGTCGGACCCTCGGGGTGTGGGAAGTCGACCACCCTGCGACTCATCAACCGGATGATCGAGCCCTCGTCCGGTCGGATCATCTTCGACGGCGAGGACGTCACGTCCGTCGACGCTGACAAGCTGCGCCGCCGCATCGGCTACGTCATCCAGCAGATCGGACTCTTCCCGCATCTGACGATCAAGGCGAACATCGCAACGGTTCCCAAGCTCCTCGGCTGGTCCAACGACCGGATCGAGAGTCGGGTCGACGAGCTGCTGGACCTGGTGGGAATGGACCCAGGGCAGTACCGCGACCGGTTCCCCAAGGAGCTGTCAGGTGGACAGGCACAGCGTGTGGGCGTGGCTCGCGCACTGGCCGCAGACCCACCGGTGATGCTGATGGACGAACCCTTCGGAGCCATCGACCCGATCACTCGAGACCGTCTGCAGAACGAGTTCCTGCGCGTTCAGGAGGAGCTCAAGAAGACCATCGTCTTCGTGACGCATGACATCGACGAGGCCATCAAGATGGGGGACCGCATCGCCGTCCTCGGTGAGCAGTCACGCATCGCGCAGTTCGACACGCCCGAGCGGATCCTGGCCTTCCCCGTCGACGACTTCGTCTCCGACTTCATCGGGAGTGGTGCCACCCTGAAGGGACTCAACCTGGAGCGCGTTCGGGACATCAAGCTGGACGACTTCCCACGCGTCGCGTCCGGCTCCCCCCGCCGGGAGGTGCAGGCCGCAATGGAAACCACCCCCGATGGCTGGGCCATGGTCGTCGACGAGGGTGAGCGACCACTGCGCTGGGTGCACCGCAGCGACCTCGAGCGCACCGACAAGCCACTCGTGGAGGTCGGTCAGCCGATCGACACCATCGAACAGAATGCGACGCTGCGCGATGCACTCGAGCTGATGCTCCACTCCTCCACGGCCTGCGCCACGGTGGTGGACAAGGACCAGGCCTACGTCGGCGTGATCCGGATGACCACGCTGAACGAGCGCATCGAGGAGATGCAGCACGACGCCCGAGTCCACTACGACGAGCTGAGCCGACAGGTGTCCGCATGA
- a CDS encoding glycine betaine ABC transporter substrate-binding protein translates to MRLRLLALIGVLALLAAACSGSDDDTATTDEEAEPTEAAADDAGGDDEATEAMDDEEMAEDDGEEMAEDDGEEAGASSGGTLSDFDLSGVEITVGSKDFAEQLVLSQIYIQALEAAGATVTDESNTGGTNVARDALVNGDIDVYPEYNGTGWTVHLGNEDPVDDPDQLTEMVREEDIEENSIRWIDRAPFNNTYGFAVGPDFVEENGELDLQGMADYLAENPDATVCMEQEFPSRPDGLVLFEEATGFTIPQEQQEILGTEVIYTETAEGGCTFGEIFTTDGRIPFLELDVIDDPGVFILYNISATMRDEVYQNAPEDLDGLFSLIHEPLDIPTMAELNRQVSVDGEDPADVAAGYLEQFSG, encoded by the coding sequence TTGAGATTGAGACTTCTGGCGCTGATCGGTGTGCTGGCACTGCTGGCCGCCGCGTGCAGCGGATCCGACGACGACACCGCAACGACCGACGAGGAAGCGGAGCCCACCGAGGCGGCCGCCGACGACGCTGGGGGGGACGACGAGGCCACCGAGGCCATGGACGACGAGGAGATGGCCGAGGACGACGGCGAGGAGATGGCCGAGGACGACGGCGAGGAAGCGGGGGCCTCCAGCGGGGGCACGCTCTCTGACTTCGACCTGAGCGGCGTCGAGATCACCGTCGGATCCAAGGACTTCGCCGAGCAACTGGTGCTGTCCCAGATCTACATCCAGGCCCTCGAGGCGGCCGGTGCGACGGTGACCGACGAGTCGAACACCGGCGGGACCAACGTGGCCCGTGATGCACTGGTGAACGGCGACATCGACGTGTACCCCGAGTACAACGGCACGGGCTGGACCGTCCACCTGGGCAATGAGGACCCGGTCGATGATCCCGACCAGCTGACCGAGATGGTCCGCGAAGAGGACATCGAGGAGAACTCGATCCGGTGGATCGATCGTGCCCCGTTCAACAACACCTACGGCTTTGCTGTCGGCCCCGACTTCGTCGAGGAGAACGGCGAGTTGGACCTGCAGGGCATGGCCGACTACCTGGCTGAGAACCCCGACGCCACCGTCTGCATGGAGCAGGAGTTCCCGAGCCGTCCTGACGGTCTGGTGCTCTTCGAGGAGGCCACGGGCTTCACCATCCCGCAGGAGCAGCAGGAGATCCTCGGTACCGAGGTGATCTACACCGAGACGGCTGAAGGTGGCTGCACCTTCGGAGAGATCTTCACCACCGACGGTCGCATCCCGTTCCTCGAGCTGGACGTCATCGACGATCCCGGTGTGTTCATTCTGTACAACATCTCCGCCACGATGCGGGACGAGGTCTATCAGAATGCACCAGAGGACCTGGACGGGCTCTTCAGCCTGATCCATGAGCCGTTGGACATTCCCACGATGGCTGAGCTCAACCGACAGGTGTCGGTCGACGGCGAAGACCCCGCCGACGTTGCCGCCGGGTACCTCGAGCAGTTCTCCGGATAG